The nucleotide sequence CGATGTGCGGTTTGCCCGCAGAACCCCACGGGTACTCTCCGGCTCTGCCGGCAAAAAGCCCCGCTGAGCATGCATGCAAATAAAAAGCCGCCGCAAGGGCTGCGGCGGCAAGGGACTGTCAGGCTGTAAATGTGAGATTGCGGAACCAGTCCGGCACGGGAACCGGCCTGCCCTCGCGGTTGACCAGGGCATGCTGGGTCATACCCGTGGCAAGAAGTGTTGTCTTGTCCTCGTTCCATATCTCATATACAAAGCGCATGGATGCGCGCCCCCATTCGGCAATGCCGGCGCGTACAAGCACAAGATCATCATAACGGGCGGACGAA is from Desulfovibrio desulfuricans and encodes:
- a CDS encoding acyl-CoA thioesterase, which translates into the protein MPHRVSYGETDTMGVLYYAEYLHLFERARSEYVRRCGMSYAEVEKKGLILPVREAQCRYRSSARYDDLVLVRAGIAEWGRASMRFVYEIWNEDKTTLLATGMTQHALVNREGRPVPVPDWFRNLTFTA